The following proteins come from a genomic window of Chryseobacterium glaciei:
- a CDS encoding T9SS-dependent choice-of-anchor J family protein translates to MKKLILLSILLLSQAIFAQYLVWSNTFDTPASLQGWTFHDLNGNGNKWLQGPNIYYNGTALTYGTSGVLRHSINLVPSGNATGFAAENDWIISPEIDLTGAGGTITLAGYIGRQRSTHTSVSRDIYIFVSTPQKQVPELSDFQQLATDAQNAGGATYRFSASATLPTDLTQFAESLVNISAFAGKKIYIGLWSNRISSGSAPNSQNINIDEISIYSSVLNTKDVKEVKNLTKIMENPVTNSLQLQLNPKLKENTTTVSIYNMAGQKVLMTKYSKTMNVSALSAGIYFAEVSDGNTSEKLKFIKK, encoded by the coding sequence ATGAAAAAATTAATTTTATTATCTATTCTATTATTATCACAAGCAATATTTGCACAATATCTTGTTTGGAGTAATACATTTGACACACCTGCTTCTCTACAGGGATGGACTTTCCATGATCTAAACGGAAATGGAAACAAATGGCTTCAAGGACCAAATATTTATTACAACGGGACAGCTTTGACGTACGGAACTTCTGGAGTTCTACGTCATTCGATCAACTTGGTGCCCAGCGGAAATGCAACCGGATTTGCAGCCGAAAATGATTGGATCATTTCACCTGAGATCGATCTTACAGGAGCGGGAGGAACTATCACATTGGCAGGTTATATCGGAAGACAAAGATCTACCCATACAAGTGTAAGCAGAGATATTTATATTTTTGTGAGCACCCCTCAAAAACAAGTGCCTGAATTGTCTGATTTTCAACAATTGGCAACAGATGCACAAAATGCAGGTGGGGCAACATATAGATTTAGTGCCAGTGCAACTTTACCAACAGATCTTACTCAGTTTGCTGAATCTTTAGTTAATATTTCGGCTTTTGCAGGAAAAAAGATTTACATCGGTTTATGGTCAAACAGAATATCATCTGGTTCGGCTCCTAATTCTCAGAATATCAATATTGATGAGATTTCTATTTATTCTTCAGTTTTAAACACAAAAGATGTAAAAGAAGTTAAAAACTTAACCAAAATAATGGAAAATCCTGTAACAAATTCTCTACAACTACAGCTTAATCCGAAATTAAAAGAAAATACCACTACGGTTTCAATTTACAACATGGCAGGACAAAAAGTTTTAATGACTAAATATTCGAAAACCATGAATGTTTCAGCGCTTTCTGCAGGTATTTATTTTGCTGAGGTTTCTGACGGAAACACATCAGAAAAGCTGAAGTTTATCAAAAAATAA